DNA from Strigops habroptila isolate Jane chromosome 6, bStrHab1.2.pri, whole genome shotgun sequence:
GCAGTGCAGGCTTTGGCTGCATTCCAGTCCTATTTGCATGAGgacttgaaaacaaaactagcTCTCAGGGAGGAAATGGTTCCAGGTGGATACAATTGTCTGGCAAAAAGTTGCTGGCTCTacagtttttccttcctgctgacAGTCATCTTTCCATCATTTTCTGTAGCCTTTCCCCACTCtcctttgtttttatcttttgtctctaaatttatttacattacaaGGCAGTGAGTGACACgaatgtattaaaatgtaatacTATCTCAGCTTTATATGttctgcatattttattttagtgtttcttccttcctccaagcagaacaaaaatatgCTCTCATCTGGCATCATGAACATGAGGAGCACAAATGGAAACATATTATGTAAGAAGCCATAAATCACATATCTTatattccagtatttttctACTGTTAGTGACCTAAGATTTCATTACAGTTATCATTATGATATAAAATAGGAGAATGTGGTATGGATTTTTTAGTAGAACAGACCCCTTTAATGGGCTGACATCTGTTAATTCAGCCTCCTAAACAATCcagcagtgttttctctttagAGCAAGCTTCATTCAGGAACAAAACTTTAAGTTATGTGGTCTTATTGATCCTGCCATCAGTGGGGACCGCCAGGAAGTATGGCAGAGCTCAAACTGAACTAAGAGATGTATTGATTGTATTTTGCAAGGCTGTATCATGCCAAAACTTTGTTTATGTGAAACCAATGGTTTTATCTTAGCATCTGACATGAGGATCTTCCACACATAAATCACAGCGACAGTACAAACTGCATAAtgctctttatttattttccttacctGGGACTGTGCTTGAAGAGTTCGTTTCAGTTCATCACTCTCTGAAAAGGGCATGGAGCTTTTGTCACAGGCAATCTTGTGTAGTtcttcaaagcactttgcagaTTTGCTGTGGCAAACTGCATTTAAGTAGGCAGGATTCTTCAAGCCACTCATGGCACATTCATAAAAACTCCCATTGAGCAAAGCCACAGAAAGCCACATCACAGGGGCTACCAGAGCATTTAAAGTGATTTGTCCAAAGACATAAAAGAAATGGCAGATATTCCCTCTGGGGAATATTTTTCTGGGATTCACCCAGCAGCCTGTAAAGAGTTTCCAGGTCTTGCTGTTCAAGAAATATCCAATAActagcaaaacaaaagctggagagaaaagaaataccaaaCCATACCTGAAGTTTTCATTGCTGCAGGGACATCTGAAAGCAACAAGAGAAAACACACGTTCACCTCCCATTGTCAGCAGTGCCATAAAACTGTAACCTATAGCAGTTTTCTGGTTCATAAAGAACTTCAGGATTGTTTGGAAGGCATCCATGTTTGATACTCACTGGAGAGGTAAAAATCAAGATGCTTTTATCTTTGGTGGGAGCAGTCTGTAGTATGTAGCAGGGGAGAGCTCTCCAGAGGAACAGCCTGCTGCTAGCCTGCCTGCGTACACACTGTCTAGATAATGCCGTGATGTCACTGTCTGGAGAAATGCACTCACAGGAGACCCCTCTGCTAGCAGAGCAGATGTTGCACATTTACAGTAACATTCGTCAGTACTAGAAGGAAAGCGAGCAATGCTCTGTATAATCAAGTAAGTTTGCAGTCTTGGCAGTCTTATTCTTGatgggttgttgtttttctttgtgactGCAGATCGAGATCACAGTAAAAACACATACCAGTTGCAGGAGCTCTTGAGCTATGATTATCAAAGTTGCTGGAAATGGAATGAATGACCCAATATAGGTGCTAATGGTCCCAGGGGAGTGTGACATGACTGAAGGAGGAGTGATAACAGTAAAACCACTTTGTGTGGGGTTGTAAATGTAGGAACACCAGAGACAGAGTAGGCAGCCTTCTGCTGTACTTCCCTGGAGTATCCCATAGCTCCAGATTTGCATCTCTGGCTCTAGCTGGTCATGGAAGGGACAACTCTGATTTCCAGCCTGTCTGGCCCTTCCCCTGTTTTCCTGGGGAAAAGCTGGTCTACAGGGTGCTGCATCCTAAAATTTCACCTGTGGCATGCACACAACAGATTCAAGCAGCAGATTTTCATCCTTTTGCAGGTTGCCTTCAAGATGTACCTTGGGGTCACTCCTAGTGTGAGCTGCAGTAACACCGCAGGAAATGAATTCTCCTTAATCTTGGACAAAAACCCACTAGTGGACTTTGTGGAGGAGCTGCCAGCAGAACGAGCATCACTTTGCTACTGTAACCTCCTCTGTGGGGTGATTCGAGGTGCCTTGGAAATGGTAAGGAAGTGCCCATCTGTTTTCTCCATTCTTTGTTAATATGCAGAggcacaggaaagcaaagccgCTTGGTCAGGTAAATGAAGGAAATCTGGTAGTGTTTAACCTCTCTCTCAGTTTAAATATCTACATCTAATTTCTGGGCTGCTTTATGTTTCTGTCAATATCTAATTTGTCAGATACCTTATgtttcaagaaagcaaaatctgtaCACACATTATATATGTACATCAGTCCAAGAATTATAGTGTCCGATGTAAGACTAATTAACAAAAGTATTATTAGTACATGATCAGGAAATTTTGTGATCACAAAATCATCAAGTTCATCATACAATACAGGTCTTAGAAGAAACAAAGCGCTGGAATGAAGGGTAATGTATCATGCAAATTTCAGTGTATATAAATTTGCTATATAAATTTGTatataaatttgctttttcctaacttgatattttaaaacaatctaGAAATCTGCCTCTCATGAAACCTGAAAAGGGGGTCCCCTTGTggtaagagagagaaaaagctcGTTATTCTGGAGGAGGGGGGTAAACTGGGCATTTCTTTGCTTAACTGATGAGACTTGATTCTTTCTAGGTTCACTTAGCAGCAGAAGTCACCTTCCTTCGGGACAGGCTGAAGGGTGATGCTGTAACAGAAATAGGAATTACGTTTTTAAGGAAGGCTGAagacagaaagcacaaaagaaataagTGAAAGAAATATTGGGAGAAACCCATGCTGAGGGATATTTTgcactttttgtttctgcagaagaCATGCAGGGTGAAAATGGCTTTGCTGAGCCAGGTGCACCCGTCATACATTCAAAAGGTGAAGAGAGCTGGGCAGCAAACaggaggggcagagcaggggcagggcagTGTTAATTGTCATGACACAGATTTCAGTATAAAAGATCAAAATGGCCTGCCCTTCCTTCTCACATAACCATGCTCTTGAGCTGAGTGGAAGTTTTATCTCAGTGTTTAGTGCACGCTGGATGCAGAATATTCATTTGGACACCACCTGTTTTCAGCTAAACATGACCACCTTTTTTTTCCGTTTGTTGGTAACATTTCAAAGCATGGTTGCTAGGTGGCGCTTTATTTCCGTGGCTGTTTGTGGTCAGGAATAATGAATTAATGTGCTGTGACTTCTGGATACAGTGTCTCTCTGCCAAGTGCCTGTTTTGATGAGTAGCGGTTTGCCATTCATTGTCCTCCATACCGGACATCCTGCTTTGAAACCAGAGAGGGATGGGGCTTCACTGATGGCAGGAGCCTGTTCGGTCCATTACGGTCCCAAGTGCACTTTTGCCAGCATGGCTGTTCAGCcctgtgcatgcatgtgcatcAGGCTGCAGCACTCTGACAACTACAGCAGTGCTTGTGTTGCTTCAAGCTATGGTCTTTTTCATGTCAGCCCGCCCTTCAAGAGCACTGGTCTTACAACCAAACTGAACAAAGCATGGCATAGTTAATGTGTAGTCACTGTGGATCTGTACTCACCTAAGGAAActcaaataaaaattcagagatTGCCGCACAAGTGGTTTGCTGGTCGTTGTGTCTTTCTTACATCTTCCCCTTGGCAGTGAACTTGTTACCACAACATgactggaaagcagagaaatagcagccttgcagagaCCTGAGTTATAGAGAAGGTTTAATGTTGTCTGGTGTAATGCAAGATAATCTGGGTAAGGGTTGGACAAAACCCCAAGTCCTAGCACAGTACCCTACCCTCAAGGACAGCTCACCTTCTTCTCACTGAAGCacttgttttaaactgaaatacaaacCCTCAATACAGTTCAGTGAAGCCCGGAGTGAGCTCTGATTTTATCACTGTGGTTTGTACCCTCATCTCTTATTTTCCCCTCAGTCACTGTTTACCTTTTAATCCTACTAAGTGAGGGGCACCTCTTACCTTGGGGACAGTGAAGTTCATTCCCACCAGATGTATGCAATCTTCATGATAATGTTTCTCCCTTTGTCTTAGCAGTGTCATACAGCAGTGCTTTAGTGTAATGGAGCTTTAAAGAACAATTTTGTACAGAACAAAACCTAAGCTATTCATTACCCAGCCGTGGGCTCAGCCCAACATACTGTGCCCTGGTACAAAGGAGGAGTTACAACGTGTGACAACATATTACAACCAGTAAGGTTtccctacttttttttttttttcctcttcaatcaGGGATGGAAGGTCTTGAGGAAATTGATTTCCCTGCCTGCTGGTTATGCCCAGCTGGCTGTGGTGGACATGTGGTGGCTTTGGCTGACCACAAAAAGATCCTTTACAAGGCAAtggccatttttcttttctccagcaacATCCTACCAACCAAatattcttctggttttattattatcttGAAAGAGAATAACCTGTTTTGTCCTTGCTTTGTAAGATGCAATTTACTTTCTGTGTTAGGTGGGTCTAACACTGTGGAATTGGTCCACGGTGGACCACCCCTATCATCTAGAACGAGTGTGTATGGCAAAGAGCCAACAAGGCCACTCCTGCTGGTGCAGGCTGGCCCCCTGCGTTAGAATGAGTGTGTGCGGGAAAAAGAGCCAGGAAGGCTACTCCTCCTGATGCAGGCTGGCCCCCTGcgtcaggatgagtctgcactttgGACGTATAAAAAGCCCGGGGTTCAAGAGAGATCAAGAAGGAAGTAGATCCAACTACCCTTTATGGTCGACTTTACCTCCGTGGGGACGCCCGCTAaagtagtgcctgccaccccatctcttcacGATGCACCtcggagctggcctcttgggCATTGTATAAGTGTGTGGGTtggtaagaatctgtgcctaacctagtttttggtagcctttagttatctctctttctagctggtatatctctggattttatatctattctggatcttgtaataaactttctaccagtttggtgtgtgtgtgcatggcttACGTCCTTCTCCACCGGGAATCCTTCGATCCCTGGAACACTTACTTTAACCTCTGTTGCATTAAACTTGCACGCAGGTGCGTGTGCCTGCACGCACCTACAGTAACATTTTCTGTTGAGGTCAGCTAAAAAGCATCAGCCACCACATTGCAGTGACACCTTGGCTGTCTCCTGTGTATTCAGGGCCTATTGAAGAGTTTCTGCCTGCAGGCATTAGCAGGCAGAGTAAGGGCTagatattaacatttttaaaacaaggacCATTAATATCATCCTAGGCCTTTGCGGTCTTACCACACTGGCTTTGGAATGGCCAAggcttcctccccttccttcagTGCCAAACATTTGCAGTGATGCTCTATGTAGGACATCAATGTTGTTTCTTTAggtttcagcatttcagaataaaCAGCCCAAGGAAATCTTGACTTCTACTTGAACATCGTAAGTTTTGAAGGATAAATTTCTTCTGTGCAAGTGAACATAAAACAGAAATGCCTGAGATATTCAAGCACAGATTTGAGATCAAGCCAAAATGTGACATGACACTGACAGACTGGGCTGGATGCTAGTTCATGCTCATGTCATATCCTGCTTGTACATCTGGTCATGCAGCAGTCACTCCTCTTGgatcagctctgtgctgggcagaCACGCTCAATGCACACATGTTTTGCTGTtagcttttttaatattttcttcctacaCTGGATCACCTCATTCATTGTATTCTAAAGATGGAGTAAGTAAATGTCAGCTAGAAAAAAGGTAATAAACAATGGACAAAACAGTGACCCACACTACCTTAGTGTTAGTTGCTGACATTAGTTACCTTATGCACATACAGTTTTTGCTTGTCTCACTTGGTAGCATATTCACAGAAATGTTCCTCCATGTTTCATTTTAGTGTAAGTAGGTTCTTTTTTTGCAGGTATCTAACAGCACTCACAAGTGTGCTGAAGCTtctttctgcaatttctttcattataaATGTAATTACATACAGGAGATACGAGTGTTACATGaaggtgagaaaaaaataaaaattagaacaTGGCTGCATACAAAACCAATACAGAAATACCTGCTTCTACCCTTATacatattattttccttctaccAAAAGTCACTTCATCTGTGAAAAATAGACTGCCAACATTGCCATCAAACTTGAAGATATATATTGTAGTCCCATTTGAAGTCTTTCCTTATTGATTTTAATTAGAAGGGCTGGCTCTGCGTCTTCCCTGGAAAGCTGAGGCAGCTTTGGTAATGAGACCCTGGCAGTTGCCACCATGACTGGGAAGTGGCAAACCCCCACCCAGATGCAGCTgaggcaggggggttggaactagatgatcttaaggtcctttccaaccctaactattctatgattatatgattctatgaattctgAGGGTGTTTTCACTGCAGCTTCTCGTCAGGAAATGAAATAAGGCATGGCTTGTTCATGGAGGCTTTCCGGTCTATCCTGAAGTACTTTATTATGTCTCTAAGATAAAGCCTTGGCCCCACTGCATCAAGGAACATTTTGGCACCAAATGCAGTGGGACCGGGACATtgcttctttcccatttttgaCATTCCAGAGTAGATTTACCTTTCTCTAGATGTCAGTGAACAGATGAACTCTTCAATAGGAGAGGTAAACATTTTAATCTGAACCATGCTTCCTGGAGGCACAAGTAACAAATTGCATACTTGTTATTATCATCAGGTTTCTTAGAAGGAAAAGAGCACTGAGCAAGTCACTGACTCTGTGACAAAatgaatactttttaaaattgttttttacATACAGAATTaaatcttgttttccctttatgtgttatattttcagtttataatAAGAATCAAGCTTCCAAGCAAGTTATATTCAGCTAGTTAAAATAggcttttcccttctttcctctttctttggaaaatgtcTGTAGCAAACAACTTAATGGTATTTCTCTCTGTCTGTCTGAATAGCTTCCAAATGAGTTTACTGTCTAGAAAGAGATTTCTGGGAAAAGCCCGGACTTGCCTCTAAAATGCTCTTcaaaaaaacagcttttcagagaaaacctGGACTTTATCATTCTTCACTCAAAACTGGTACCTTTGTTTCTTATACTTAGATGTTGTTTGATAAAAACATTATCATTTGCTAATGTGGATTGTGGATTTATAATGTTCTTAAGTATGCAGCTGTTCTATAAATATTTGTCAATATAAGCTTCACCTATACTGCCATGTTATGCATAAGCCTAACCCCTGAGGACATACTAATTTGCATTTAGACTCCATTCGGGGTCAGGTTAAAGAGTGTATTTGGCAGGGACATCCGGATGTACCTCAGGTACTGATGCCAGGCCTGAACCTCTATGTTCAagattatatattttaaaaaacccacataataattatgtatttttcagaaaaagaataaaaaacacaaATGGTATAGAAACAGGAAGTGTAATGTTGGTGTGTTTTCCTTATAGCATTCAATGcctattttttccattaaagagATTTACAGTTACAGGAAATGAGCAGTATAGCTAATTAAGAAGGTCTGCAAAAAGTGATAAAGAAAATTTGACACCATGGAAGATTTTAGTTTCGCTGTTATTACCTAAAGTTGCTGAGCATGTAGGAGTAAAATGGCTGGAATCCTTTTGCTTCTCTATTCCAAGTGATAGGCAGCTGAAATAATTCTGATGGATTCCTTTGTTATGCACAGGTAGTTCCAAAATGCTGATTGCTTCCCAGGTTTTAAAAGATACAGTCCTTGCCTTGAGAAACCAATTGACTGAAAGTGAGTATTTTAGTCAAAAGCTTGTGCTAAGCTCCCATGAAATATATGTTGTCAACTGAGAGCTAATAAACTAAGATGAATTTCTCATCAAAACTTCcattctgttttgtctttttgatACTGCCAAGTACGAAGGTTTGGTATTGTCAGTCCGGCTGCCAAATGCCCCTAAGGCATTTGGTAATAATTTGACATAGTATATGCTGACATCTTTGTGGATGCTGATACTTTGCACACTGTTAATGAACAACAACATATGAAAACTGCCATCATGACAGATTATTTAAATGTACTTAAGCAAAAGtagtaaaatgcatttttaaacaaatctgcTGAGGGTTACAACTATTAGCTTTTACATAAAATTTGCATAGATTTCAATAAGGGCACAGAAGACGACTCTTCTTATATCAATAGGGTTGAAAGATTGCCAGTGTTGCAAAGGATGTGTTTCATTAAAACCCTGATTCACTTGCAATTGCTTCATCCACAAATTCTAAAACAGTGGGGTTCTGATGTCCTTTCCCCAGtctgatgctgctgcctctctttGTGTTAACATACTTGTGTAGCATGCTGTAATGCTGCTCTTGCAAATTGAAAGCATACAAGAATGAAATCTTCCGCCAGTCTTCATTGCTGGGGGTCTGAAACGGTGCTGGGTCAGTGGCTTCAAAAAAGcaattcacatttatttctgacAGCTTGCTTGCATGCTCCT
Protein-coding regions in this window:
- the LOC115609226 gene encoding calcium homeostasis modulator protein 5-like; its protein translation is MDAFQTILKFFMNQKTAIGYSFMALLTMGGERVFSLVAFRCPCSNENFRYGLVFLFSPAFVLLVIGYFLNSKTWKLFTGCWVNPRKIFPRGNICHFFYVFGQITLNALVAPVMWLSVALLNGSFYECAMSGLKNPAYLNAVCHSKSAKCFEELHKIACDKSSMPFSESDELKRTLQAQSQILGWCVIVTTALLSLLATCCASCQSKVSHLQLMFWKVYEGKEKEQLEQIFQLYATKLSERNLKCFFENKEPEAIPLPSFQAWEDASQLYSFSSSKQHYSTIHRLVEEVRKEISEEGETVLDFVDRGETP
- the TRAPPC3L gene encoding trafficking protein particle complex subunit 3-like protein, whose translation is MSRSPGRKQENHKISRELFVLTYGALVAQLCKDYEKDEDVNTFLDRMGYGIGVRLIDDFLARSAVKKCRSYSETADMIAQVAFKMYLGVTPSVSCSNTAGNEFSLILDKNPLVDFVEELPAERASLCYCNLLCGVIRGALEMVHLAAEVTFLRDRLKGDAVTEIGITFLRKAEDRKHKRNK